The window TATATTTACTAATTAACAAATTTGCTCCAAATGCAATGttatctttaaatttaaatgtgttatttgacgacgcactcaacacattttatttatggttatatggcgtcggacatatggttaaggaccacacatatattgagggaggaaacccgctgtcgccacttcatgggctacacttttcgattagcagcaagggatcttttatatgcactaccccatGCAATGTTATCATGCCAGCGCTTAGTAAACATACTCACATGagtattactattttaatatacttgAGATTctgaagggttttttttaatcatcagatCAGACACATGGtggaaaattagcagtcgcccggtcgcTCGTgacgacctttattggctaagggcgactaggaattttacaaaggtagtccgttgggtgACCATCGAATTTAGGGTTTGGCGAGTATGTTATCAGTTGATCTACAGATCTGGCAGTAGAAGAAGATATAGAACATGCTCTATATCGTTATACAGCTTCTGTAGCTTTCGGCCGAGTCTTTCTAGAAATAGAACTAAACACGTCTTGAAGGCACTGCGtgcgtgtatttttaaaacctgGAAGTCGTAATGGACTGGATAAACCATACTTATCTAGTTGAGCTactatttgacaattgttatccgatgttatggtaaaaaggaATCGTGTAAATAGCTTacattattctgggacaaaatcgAAATCtgtcttgtagttttaactcataCTAACTGAGTGCATTCGCgcatataaaaataatcatgAAATATTCCATTACTACAGGACTTATTCCAAAGGTCAAGTTAATCGATTGTCGTTATCCATATTGTTTTACGTTTAAGCGATTTCCATGAAATAAGAACAGACCAGATTTAAAGTGGCATCAAGGCATACATGACACAACCGTcgaaatattactgtaataaacgtTAAGTACGTTTTTTTGtgctttgtaatataataactaagTGCATCGTATATTTTAGTaagatgattttgtttatttcacagaTTTATTAGTAGTCTACAACTAGCAATTACAATATCCAACTTAAATGCACACGTGTGCGTGCTTCGTTTATAcgaagacagccactcccgaggaaatcctttactggagatttgaccatctcttgcatcgccacaaagtttatttcatccctcttgtatCGCCGcatagaggactgccaccccagAGTAGTTTATATattacagcacgcgcagttctacctttattctctTTGAATTGCATTATTGGTTTACTTCatagacaatgcaagtcaagttgcataccttggctgttctagcattttgtcttcatccctgtattaaaaatgagatttaatctgtataatttaacatttttatttatactgaattcgttttaatgttatttgagttggtatgggtttaaaacttaaacacatgtttttatataaattgaagtcgcatgccaattcatcggtttccttttgaagcaaacagactatatacagtgagcatattgttattattctagttttgattttggctgtgcagttaaattcaaATGTTATAATTGGAAGGCAAGTTGAATCTGAGAAGGGCCACTGAGAGTTTTCTTCAaatggccctgctggcgaccatggttatCATGTAAATGTTCAACCCACTTTGAATTATGTCCTCTTTCACCGTTCGATTTTCGAATTGTGCCGTGCGCTATTCCACAATGGTGTTGtcgttttaaaatacattatattaaatggtgggattttctttttctgtcaTGTACTTGATAACTGTAATTTTCGTAGTTAACCATGCACCATGTCGCTTTGTGTTTTTTGTAGCATACATTTATCACTTTCGGTTTTCGTTTTGtaccatacagattttatattttgatttccattttatttcatgcactatTTCGGTGTGAGACCGTATTAAACACTACATTATTTCACTATCAGTCATTCCATTTGTAGCAGATTCTTTTTCACTGCGGGATATGTCCAGTTTCAATGAACGCCATCAACTTTATGGTCTCCAGTTCTGTGAAGTTGAATTCCTTGGCCAGGATGTGTTTGGTCAACTTACAGAGCAAGTATCCGTCGATTCCTTCTTTCCTGAACGAATCCACGTGTCTGTCTAACCTCAGACTCTTCATCTTGACTCCCAGTTCACCTATCGTTAACTCGTGGACCTTTTTCTCCGCTGTAACCACGGCACCCACGGCACTCACGGCACTCTGACTTGACGTACTGGCTACGTGCggagcatcaggcgagcgctgtaccactgagttacgtcctgTCACATTGTCCAACGAACATTTTGGCAGATACAACAGCTAGGGTTGGTATCCCAAATGACTGTGACCGACATCGGGCCAGCTATGTGCgtaacaggtcaggtcaggtcaggtcaggtcaggtcatagggtttaacatgcacattaaaaacaagctgttgtagcgcacgcctgtcacgggcgcAGGTGTCAGCTatcgccggctcctccgttcaggacaggaaaaggtttgggggggggggggggggggggggtggcagaGGGGATAGCCTGCGCTGGTATGTGCAAGGGACCACTAGCAGCCctaccagggtcggtagcgggagagggttggttttggtgccaTTAAATTTGCAAATGATccgtaggattaaagccaaatagaaaatgttgcgtactttcttgaaggtaattttcATGCACAATTGATTTGTCTTACTCGACCGCATGCACGTGTTCACTCACGTAAGTAAATTTACTCATGCAACTAAATATACTCACGTTGGTATATATATACGTCATGCGAACGCATTTGTTCACGTGAGTAAAATTACTCCAGAAGTAAATTTGCATGTGGTCCAGAGTTCATGCAAAAGTATATTTACTAATGAGCAAATTTACTCCAAATGCAATGttatctttaaatttaaatgtgttatttgacgacgcactcaacacattttatttatggttatatggcgtcggacatatggttaaggaccacacatatattgagggaggaaacccgctgtcgcctcttcatgggctacacttttcgattagcagcaagggatcttttatatgcactaccccatGCAATGTTATCATGCCAGCGCTTAGTAAACATACTCACATGagtattactattttaatatacttgAGATTCtgaaggttttgttttttaatcatcagATCAGACACATGGtggaaaattagcagtcgcccggtcgcTCGTGACGACCTTTATTGCCTAAGGGCGACTaggaattttacaaaggtagtccgttgggcgaccatcgaatttagggtctggcgagtatggtatcAGTTGATCTACAGATCTGGCAGTAGAAGAAGATATAGAACATGCTCTATATCTTTATACAGCTTCTGTGGCTTTCGGCCGAGTCTTTCTAGAAATAGAACTGAAAACGTCTTGAAGGCACTGCGtgcgtgtatttttaaaacctgGAAGTCGTAATGGACTGGATacaccataattatctagttgagctactatttgacaattgttatccgatgttatggtaaaaaggaatcatgtgtaattagcttacattattctgggacaaaatcgaaatctatcttgtagttttaactcacactaactGAGTGCATTCGCgcatataaaaataatcatgacattttccattactacaggACTTATTCCAAAGGTCAGTTAATCGATTGTCGTTATCCATATTGTTTCACGTTTAAGCGATTTCCATGAAATAAGaacagaccatgacacaaccgtcgaaatattactgtaataaacgtTAAGTACGTttttttatgctttgtaatataataactaagtgcatcgtatattttggtaagatgattttgtttatttcacagatttatttttctttcgataTTTACTTGactttattagtagcctacaaCTAGCAGTTACAATATCCAACTTAAATGCACACGTCTACGTGCCTCGTTtataggaagacagccactcccgaggaaatcctttactggagatttgaCCATCTCTTGtatcgccacaaagtttatttcatccctcttgtatCGCCGcatagaggactgccaccccagAGTAGTTTATATattacagcacgcgcagttctacctttattctctttgaattgcattattgttttacttcatagacaatgcaagtcaagttgcataccttggctgttctagcattttgtcttcatccctgtattaaaaatgagatttaatctgtataatttaacatttttatttatactgaattcgttttaatgttatttgagttggtatgggtttaaaacttaaacacatgtttttatataaattgaagtcgcatgccaattcatcggtttccttttgaagcaaacagactatatacagtgagcatattgttattattctagttttgattttggctgtgcagttaaattcaaATGTTATAATTGGAAGGCAAGTTGAATCTGAGAAGGGCCACTGAGAGTTTTCTTCAaatggccctgctggcgaccatggttatCATGTAAATGTTCAACCCACTTTGAATTATGTCCTCTTTCACCGTTCGATTTTCGAATTGTGCCGTGCGCTATTCCACAATGGTGTTGtcgttttaaaatacattatattaaatggtgggattttctttttctgtcaTGTACTTGATAACTGTAATTTTCGTAGTTAACCATGCACCATGTCGCTTTGTGTTTTTTGTAGCATACATTTATCACTTTCGGTTTTCGTTTTGTATCatacagattttatattttgatttccattttatttcatgcactatTTCGGTGTGAGACCGTATTAAACACTACACTATTTCACTATCAGTCATTCCATTTGTAGCAGATTCTTTTTCACTGCGGGATATGTCCAGTTTCAATGAACGCCATCAACTTTATGGTCTCCAGTTCTGTGAAGTTGAATTCCTTGGCCAGGATGTGTTTGGTCAACTTACAGAGCAGGTATCCGTCGATTCCTTCTTTCCTGAACGAATCCACGTGTCTGTCTAACCTCAGACTCTTCATCTTGACTCCCAGTTCACCTATCGTTAACTCGTGGGCCTTTTTCTCCGCTGTAACCACGGCACCCACGGCACTCACGGCACTCTGACTTGACGTACTGGCTACGTGCGGAGCTACCACAGCTCTTTCTATGGCATTGACGTAAGCATTCCCAGTTCTGTTGCTAGCCTCCTCTGGAGATGCACGCTTGGGCTGCTGAACTGGGTCACGTTCGGGTAGCGGTGGAGCAGTATTGTTACCACAAAGACCATCATTATTTTGCGGGACCGGGGAGGGAAGTGGACGCGGTTGCTTGGGTCTAAACATGAAACCCTCCAGATTACTTTTGTCTGGTAAAATGAATTGGCTACCCTGCTGTGTAGGGCGATTCGTGGACTGAGTTCTCTCCCCTGTGATGCTGGTTTCGCCTGTCTGTTGAATTTGTTCTGTGCGGTCATAGTCTGGTACGGGTAGACGCGGGGCAGGTGGAACTTTTCTTCGGGCAATAGTTCTGGGTGGCAGTTCCGGTACACGATCTTTCTGTGGTGGACAACTCGCTGACTGAGTTGTCTTCCTTGTACCAGTCGTCTTGGCACGTGAATGGGTTTCTTCTGCTGCGATATGCAATGTCGAGTATTCTCCCGTCATCTTGAAAAATCTCACCGGTTCAAGCAGCTCGTACACATTCTCCGATTTCGATTCGTCTATATCGGCCTGGTTGTACATGGCAATATCTGAAATAAAGATTTCATTACGAAATGTGCTGTGCactgacaaacaaacaaaacaaggatGTTTATGTTGCTAATACACCTACGAATATTAcgtgttgtaaaaaaaataagcaGAAACAAACAGACTCTCTCTCTTAAACAATTAACGTGTACGTCACAGAACAATACGTTTCTGTAAGGTTTATTTCTGTGATCGGTGTGGGGTTGGTGTCTCAAGTcgaataa of the Gigantopelta aegis isolate Gae_Host chromosome 12, Gae_host_genome, whole genome shotgun sequence genome contains:
- the LOC121386816 gene encoding uncharacterized protein LOC121386816, which encodes MRIQGACKQKRAVAIDGAGRNITIPLDYPLKFRVYKQKKKDVRGQNLGEIVRTHALPVQVEFACSEDYRFDVGNTQASVKSFGKLTVSKVYDETYLIANTIQQGVLELRTILVPLYLQKVLVSTVVGIKDQTYEQFRNVVCSIEDAARQMVYDGKTGNENIAMYNQADIDESKSENVYELLEPVRFFKMTGEYSTLHIAAEETHSRAKTTGTRKTTQSASCPPQKDRVPELPPRTIARRKVPPAPRLPVPDYDRTEQIQQTGETSITGERTQSTNRPTQQGSQFILPDKSNLEGFMFRPKQPRPLPSPVPQNNDGLCGNNTAPPLPERDPVQQPKRASPEEASNRTGNAYVNAIERAVVAPHVASTSSQSAVSAVGAVVTAEKKAHELTIGELGVKMKSLRLDRHVDSFRKEGIDGYLLCKLTKHILAKEFNFTELETIKLMAFIETGHIPQ